The Methanosarcina barkeri str. Wiesmoor DNA segment ATGCCAATGGGTCTAAATAAGCGTTCGTTGGCAAATTCACGGGCACTTTTTCCTGTGCTACGCGTAATGATAGTTGAAAGCAGGTGCGCCCCTGCAGTGGAATACTTAAAAGTTCCAATACTTCCCTTTTGACCCAGCATATTCAGAATATACTTTACCCAGTCAGATTGCATACACATCCTGTCCAGCGGTTCGTGCCAATCCTCAAATGGATAGGGAGCCGTCATAGTGAGAAGATGGCGTATGGTGATTTCTCGTTTCTGTAAATCAGCAGAATCGGGAACATACTCAGGGAAAAAATCCAGCACCTTCTGGTCTACATTTTTAATATATCTTGCATCTATGGCAATACCAATAAGAGCAGATATTATGCTTTTCGTCACAGATGCCACATGGTGTGTATCATCCGGGCTATAACCATTAAAGTATCTTTCATAAGCAATATCTCCATTTTTCACAACAACAATACCATTGATATTGCTATACTCGGATTTTATCAGAGGTTCAAGCTCTGAAAGCTTTTTAGAATCCATTCTCAAGGTTACCGGATCTACAGCTTTCCATTTTATAGTTGGCCAGTAGTTTCTTTGCATTATAGACACTTTCCAAAAGACATATTATAGTACTTTTGTTCTTAACTCTCATTTAAGCGTTTTAATACATTTTTATCACTAACAAAGAGATTAATAACTCCATATGTTAGAAATATAGCAAAATAACAGTAATTTATTACATAAAATCTATTAAATAGGCGTAAATTCGTTATATTGCATGTTTTTTTGGTTAATTTTCTTATTAAACCAATTAAGATCACGATCTTTAAGATTAGGATCTATATCCATACATTTGACTGGTAATATGAAATCAAAAACGTCGAATACCTCCAAAAATAATATTTATTTAGAATTTTTGTACAATGTGATATCCAGAGATTTCACAAGTGTTCACCAAAAAAAGGAGTACAATATTTCTAAATAAATTTTACGATTTTAAATTGGATTAAACAGAGTTTTAAATATAAATAATACGTATTTTTTGGAAAAAAGACATAATGCACTATATTTTATAGAAAAAAGTATTAATTTATTTTTAATTTCAAATCAGAATTTAAGTCCCCAAAACTTTTGTTATTTTGTTTAGCGAGAGTTGAGAAAAATTACAGTTTTTATAGCCTTTTCAATTTGTAGAATACTCATAAATCGAGAGAGACTGGAAGGATTGGAATTTGGTTTTAGACTCTCAAGATTATAGAGATTTTACCA contains these protein-coding regions:
- a CDS encoding serine hydrolase, whose protein sequence is MQRNYWPTIKWKAVDPVTLRMDSKKLSELEPLIKSEYSNINGIVVVKNGDIAYERYFNGYSPDDTHHVASVTKSIISALIGIAIDARYIKNVDQKVLDFFPEYVPDSADLQKREITIRHLLTMTAPYPFEDWHEPLDRMCMQSDWVKYILNMLGQKGSIGTFKYSTAGAHLLSTIITRSTGKSAREFANERLFRPIGMKEIPDHEMKAFGFDDLFGKNVKGWVKDPNGNSTGGWGLTLTPRDMARFGFLYLNHGIWDNNQIISGTWIDESTAMNLNKYGYLWWLREEDGVFAYLALGDGGNVICCIPEKDLVIAIASEFIVNPLDRWKLIKECIIPAVMD